A section of the Saccharopolyspora gregorii genome encodes:
- a CDS encoding aldo/keto reductase has translation MEYRQLGRSGLRVSTLTLGTMTYGGEGNFAKLGNVDVDGAKRQIDMCLDAGVNLIDTANMYSTGVAEQIVGKAIADKRDDVLISTKVRMVMGDGPNDAGLSRHHIISQAEASLRRLDTDHIDLYHVHEWDGQTPLEETLEALDTLVRSGKVRYLGVSNYAGWQLLKALGLADRLGYQRFVANQIYYSLESRDAEYELIPASIDQGLGVLVWSPLAGGLLSGKYRRGQQAADGRHLEEDWNEPPVRDAEKLYDTIEEVVDIASSHGVSPAQISLAYLLRKPGVTSLVIGARKDEQLRDNLGATEVRLSDDEFRKLDEISKPYLIYPHWHQELSASERFGVPDRALHG, from the coding sequence GTGGAGTACCGCCAGCTGGGACGATCCGGACTGCGTGTCTCGACGCTGACCTTGGGCACGATGACGTACGGCGGCGAGGGCAACTTCGCCAAGCTCGGCAACGTGGACGTCGACGGCGCCAAGCGGCAGATCGACATGTGCCTCGACGCCGGGGTCAACCTGATCGACACGGCGAACATGTACTCGACCGGCGTCGCCGAGCAGATCGTCGGCAAGGCCATCGCGGACAAGCGCGACGACGTGCTGATCTCCACGAAGGTCCGGATGGTCATGGGCGACGGCCCGAACGACGCCGGGCTCTCCCGGCACCACATCATCTCGCAGGCGGAGGCCAGCCTGCGCCGGCTCGACACCGACCACATCGACCTCTACCACGTGCACGAGTGGGACGGGCAGACGCCGCTGGAGGAGACCCTCGAAGCGCTGGACACGCTGGTCCGCTCCGGCAAGGTCCGCTACCTGGGGGTGTCCAACTACGCGGGCTGGCAGCTGCTCAAGGCGCTGGGCCTGGCGGACCGGCTCGGCTACCAGCGGTTCGTGGCGAACCAGATCTACTACTCGCTGGAGAGCCGCGACGCCGAGTACGAGCTGATCCCGGCCTCGATCGACCAGGGCCTGGGCGTGCTGGTGTGGAGCCCGTTGGCCGGCGGGCTGCTGTCCGGCAAGTACCGGCGCGGCCAGCAGGCCGCCGACGGCAGGCACCTGGAGGAGGACTGGAACGAGCCACCGGTGCGCGACGCCGAGAAGCTCTACGACACCATCGAGGAAGTGGTGGACATCGCCTCCTCGCACGGGGTGTCCCCGGCGCAGATCTCGCTGGCCTACCTGCTGCGCAAGCCGGGGGTCACCTCGCTGGTCATCGGCGCCCGCAAGGACGAGCAGCTGCGGGACAACCTCGGGGCGACCGAGGTGCGGCTCAGCGACGACGAGTTCCGGAAGCTCGACGAGATCAGCAAGCCGTACCTGATCTACCCGCACTGGCACCAGGAGCTGAGCGCCTCCGAGCGGTTCGGCGTTCCGGACCGGGCGCTGCACGGCTGA
- the hpnC gene encoding squalene synthase HpnC: MSRARGRPAHERTTARVPDFAAQLPDSAAVLARADGENFPVAARVLPRGPRTHLMALYGYFRLVDYAGDDAPGNREVLLDHLETDLGHAYRGTPRLPLLKALAPTIRACGLPQEVLVRLIDANRRDQHVHRYRTFTELVDYCALSANPVGESVLHVFGCARPDLVALSDRICTALQILEHCQDVLEDHRAGRVYLPEADLRHYGCAPEELESGPVPAHWRALLRFQVVRAHRMLESGAPLVGKLPMPARLAVAGYVAGGRATVHAFTAARFDPISGDVTPARARTAAESVRLLLSGGTW; encoded by the coding sequence ATGTCACGGGCTCGTGGACGACCTGCCCACGAGCGCACCACCGCGCGGGTACCGGACTTCGCGGCGCAGCTGCCCGACAGCGCGGCCGTGCTCGCGCGGGCCGACGGCGAGAACTTCCCCGTCGCGGCGCGAGTGCTGCCGCGGGGCCCGCGCACCCACCTGATGGCGCTCTACGGCTACTTCCGGCTCGTCGACTACGCCGGGGACGACGCGCCCGGCAACCGCGAAGTCCTGCTCGACCACCTCGAAACCGACCTCGGCCACGCCTACCGCGGCACCCCGCGGCTCCCGCTGCTCAAAGCGCTCGCACCCACCATCCGCGCCTGCGGCCTGCCGCAGGAGGTGCTGGTGCGGCTGATCGACGCGAACCGGCGCGACCAGCACGTGCACCGCTACCGCACCTTCACCGAGCTCGTCGACTACTGCGCGCTCTCGGCGAACCCCGTCGGCGAATCCGTGCTGCACGTCTTCGGCTGCGCCCGTCCCGACCTGGTCGCCCTCTCCGACCGCATCTGCACCGCGCTGCAGATCCTGGAGCACTGCCAGGACGTGCTCGAAGACCACCGCGCGGGCCGCGTCTACCTGCCCGAAGCGGACCTGCGCCACTACGGCTGCGCGCCCGAGGAACTGGAATCGGGCCCGGTCCCCGCGCACTGGCGGGCGCTGCTGCGCTTCCAGGTCGTGCGCGCGCACCGGATGCTCGAATCCGGCGCGCCCCTGGTCGGCAAGCTGCCGATGCCCGCCCGGCTCGCCGTCGCCGGGTACGTGGCGGGCGGACGCGCCACCGTCCACGCGTTCACCGCCGCCCGGTTCGACCCGATCAGCGGCGACGTGACCCCCGCCCGCGCCCGCACCGCCGCCGAATCGGTGCGCTTGCTGCTGTCAGGAGGTACCTGGTGA
- the hpnD gene encoding presqualene diphosphate synthase HpnD yields the protein MTTSVPEAYRECERITRERARNFSYGIRLLPGPKRRALSAVYAFARRVDDIGDGELPAAEKLRLLAEARTALHHASPRSADPVLVALADAESRLALPMSAFDELIDGCEADVRGTKYLTFEDLLHYCRCVAGSIGRLSLGVFGTTDRAVAERRADSLGVALQLTNILRDVREDHGNARVYLPAEDLQRFGVHLAPGEPGPVASDADGLARLVRFEVARAEQWYREGFGLLPMLDRRSRACCASMSGIYHEVLQAIAAAPSRAMRRRTSLPAWRKAGVAARSVAGMAP from the coding sequence GTGACCACCTCGGTTCCGGAGGCGTACCGGGAGTGCGAGCGGATCACCCGCGAACGCGCGCGCAACTTCTCCTACGGGATCAGGTTGCTGCCGGGGCCGAAGCGGCGGGCGCTGTCCGCGGTGTACGCGTTCGCCCGCCGCGTCGACGACATCGGCGACGGCGAGCTGCCCGCCGCCGAGAAGCTGCGGCTGCTGGCCGAAGCCCGCACCGCGCTGCACCACGCGAGCCCGCGGTCCGCGGACCCGGTGCTGGTGGCGCTGGCCGACGCCGAATCGCGGCTGGCACTGCCGATGTCCGCGTTCGACGAGCTCATCGACGGCTGCGAAGCGGACGTGCGCGGCACCAAGTACCTGACCTTCGAGGACCTGCTGCACTACTGCCGCTGCGTCGCCGGATCGATCGGCAGGCTCTCGCTCGGGGTGTTCGGCACCACCGACCGGGCCGTGGCCGAACGCCGCGCCGATTCCCTCGGCGTCGCGCTGCAGCTCACCAACATCCTGCGCGACGTGCGCGAGGACCACGGCAACGCGCGCGTCTACCTGCCCGCGGAGGACCTGCAGCGCTTCGGCGTGCACCTCGCCCCCGGCGAACCCGGCCCGGTCGCGAGCGACGCCGACGGGCTCGCCCGGCTCGTGCGGTTCGAGGTCGCCCGCGCCGAGCAGTGGTACCGGGAGGGCTTCGGGCTGCTGCCGATGCTCGACCGCCGCAGCCGGGCCTGCTGCGCGTCCATGTCCGGGATCTACCACGAGGTGCTGCAGGCCATCGCCGCCGCGCCTTCGCGGGCGATGCGGCGGCGCACCTCGCTGCCCGCCTGGCGCAAGGCCGGCGTGGCGGCCCGCTCGGTGGCGGGGATGGCGCCGTGA
- the hpnE gene encoding hydroxysqualene dehydroxylase HpnE, whose product MNRAVLVVGGGLAGLTAALRCADQGFEVTLLEARPRLGGAAGSFRRGDLDVDTGQHVILRCYTAYRALLRRFGAADGIHVQPKLRIPVLRPDAPPSVLRRWQAPAPLHLAPALLGYRALAPAERLGAARTALALRALDPADPELDEHSFGDWLRSRGESARAVDALWGLLSVAALNAQPDRSSLALAVKVFRTGVLDGTDSADIGIPRRPLGALHDTAAHRALHAAGVRVLLRTKAVGLRRDALGWRVPVRGRGGEDVLNADSVVVAVPHQHATALLTGLPLPAVPRWSGLSAAPIVNVHVHYDRAVLAEPMAAVLDSPVQWLFDRTAIAGARHGQYLALSLSAAQDLLDRRTDELRELFLPALRDLLPAARQARVDDFFVTREPRATFDQAPGTRAMRPAADTGLTGLVLAGAWTATGWPDTLEGAVRSGERAARVVRAATGDARQAGVEVSR is encoded by the coding sequence GTGAACCGCGCCGTGCTCGTCGTCGGCGGCGGCCTCGCCGGGCTCACCGCGGCGCTGCGCTGCGCCGACCAGGGCTTCGAGGTGACGTTGCTGGAGGCGCGGCCCCGGCTCGGCGGCGCCGCGGGATCGTTCCGCCGCGGCGACCTCGACGTCGACACCGGGCAGCACGTGATCCTGCGCTGCTACACCGCCTACCGCGCGCTGCTGCGCCGGTTCGGCGCCGCCGACGGGATCCACGTGCAGCCGAAGCTGCGGATCCCGGTGCTGCGACCCGACGCGCCGCCGAGCGTGCTGCGGCGCTGGCAGGCGCCCGCCCCGCTGCACCTGGCACCCGCGCTGCTCGGCTACCGGGCCCTGGCGCCCGCCGAACGGCTCGGCGCCGCGCGGACCGCGCTCGCGCTGCGCGCGCTGGACCCGGCCGACCCGGAGCTCGACGAGCACAGCTTCGGGGACTGGCTGCGCTCCCGCGGCGAATCGGCGCGAGCCGTGGACGCGCTGTGGGGGCTGCTGTCGGTGGCCGCGCTCAACGCCCAGCCCGACCGCTCCTCGCTGGCGCTGGCGGTGAAGGTGTTCCGCACCGGCGTGCTCGACGGCACCGATTCCGCCGACATCGGCATCCCGCGCCGCCCGCTCGGCGCGCTGCACGACACCGCGGCGCACCGGGCGCTGCACGCCGCCGGGGTGCGGGTCCTGCTGCGCACCAAGGCGGTCGGGCTGCGCCGGGACGCGCTCGGCTGGCGCGTGCCCGTGCGCGGGCGCGGCGGTGAGGACGTGCTCAACGCCGACTCCGTGGTCGTGGCCGTGCCGCACCAGCACGCCACCGCGCTGCTGACCGGGCTGCCGCTGCCCGCGGTGCCGCGCTGGTCCGGGCTCTCGGCGGCGCCCATCGTCAACGTGCACGTGCACTACGACCGGGCGGTGCTGGCCGAGCCGATGGCCGCGGTGCTCGACTCGCCGGTGCAGTGGCTGTTCGACCGGACCGCGATCGCGGGCGCGCGGCACGGCCAGTACCTGGCCCTCTCATTGTCCGCCGCGCAGGACCTGCTCGACCGGCGCACCGACGAGCTGCGCGAGCTGTTCCTGCCCGCCCTGCGGGATCTGCTGCCCGCGGCCCGGCAGGCCCGCGTCGACGACTTCTTCGTCACCCGCGAACCGCGCGCGACCTTCGACCAGGCCCCCGGCACGCGGGCGATGCGTCCCGCGGCGGACACCGGGCTCACCGGGCTGGTGCTCGCAGGCGCGTGGACCGCCACCGGCTGGCCCGACACCCTCGAAGGCGCTGTGCGCAGCGGAGAACGGGCCGCGCGCGTCGTGCGAGCGGCCACCGGCGACGCCCGGCAGGCGGGCGTGGAGGTGTCCCGATGA
- a CDS encoding polyprenyl synthetase family protein, protein MTIAVPSALTTSRRQVEPALRAAVGELDEHTRLVCEYHFGWVHADGSPDGRTGKALRPALVLLAAAAAVDDAPAPFREAAAVELVHNFSLLHDDLMDDDTSRRHRPTAWTVFGRPAALLAGDALLALGTSVLVDPPAPHAADAVRMLGSATGRLIVGQAADLDFERRHDVGLGECLRMVEGKTAALLGCACGLGALAAGADPAVVSRLRTFGEELGMAFQLVDDLLGLWGDPATTGKPVLSDVRARKKTAPVVHALTSGTAAGERLHRLYQDPEQLVGDRAELAADLVRQAGSKEWAENECERRLTAALAQLPTGGRTGPAVDALTELAEFIVRRQW, encoded by the coding sequence ATGACCATTGCCGTCCCCAGCGCGCTGACCACCTCGCGACGGCAGGTGGAGCCCGCACTCCGGGCCGCGGTCGGCGAGCTCGACGAGCACACCCGGCTGGTCTGCGAGTACCACTTCGGCTGGGTGCACGCCGACGGCAGCCCCGACGGGCGCACCGGCAAGGCGCTGCGGCCCGCGCTGGTGCTGCTCGCCGCTGCCGCCGCCGTCGACGACGCCCCCGCGCCGTTCCGGGAAGCGGCCGCGGTGGAACTGGTGCACAACTTCTCGCTGCTGCACGACGACCTGATGGACGACGACACCTCCCGGCGGCACCGGCCCACCGCGTGGACGGTGTTCGGCAGGCCCGCCGCGCTGCTGGCCGGGGACGCGCTGCTCGCGCTCGGCACCAGCGTGCTCGTCGACCCGCCCGCCCCGCACGCCGCCGACGCGGTGCGGATGCTCGGCTCGGCGACCGGGCGGCTCATCGTCGGGCAGGCCGCCGACCTCGACTTCGAGCGGCGGCACGACGTGGGGCTCGGCGAGTGCCTGCGGATGGTCGAGGGCAAGACCGCGGCGCTGCTCGGGTGCGCCTGCGGGCTCGGCGCGCTGGCCGCGGGCGCGGATCCGGCCGTCGTGTCGCGGCTGCGGACCTTCGGCGAGGAGCTGGGGATGGCCTTCCAGCTCGTCGACGACCTGCTCGGCCTGTGGGGAGACCCGGCGACCACCGGGAAACCGGTGCTCTCCGACGTGCGGGCGCGGAAGAAGACGGCGCCCGTCGTGCACGCCCTCACCTCCGGGACCGCGGCGGGAGAGCGGCTGCACCGGCTCTACCAGGACCCCGAGCAGCTCGTCGGCGACCGCGCCGAACTCGCCGCCGACCTGGTGCGCCAGGCCGGTTCGAAGGAGTGGGCCGAGAACGAATGCGAACGCAGGCTGACCGCCGCGCTCGCGCAACTGCCCACCGGCGGCCGGACCGGCCCCGCGGTGGACGCCCTGACCGAACTCGCGGAATTCATCGTGCGGAGGCAATGGTGA
- the shc gene encoding squalene--hopene cyclase, translated as MVTEQLTRSGTEEQTLPDLPLGSGVRAHAALLSAQEHLLSLQDTDGWWKGELQTNVTMDAEDLLMRQFLGIRTPAETERGARWIRSQQREDGTWATYFGGPGDLSTTVEAYTALKLAGDDPEAEHMAAARSWILARGGIEETRVFTRIWLALFGEWSWDELPAMPPEVVLLGKSVPLNLADWACWARQTVVPLTVVCTLRPSRDLGVGVGELRTGRVPQRSTGAWDRAFHALDAVLHRYQRRPLRSLRELAMRRAAEWIIARQEADGSWGGIQPPWVYSLLALHLLGYPLEHPVLREGIAGLDGFTVHEQTADGPVRRLEACQSPVWDTVLTVQALRDSGLPADHPALRCAADYLLDEEVRVTGDWAVRRPNLAPGGWAFEFENDGYPDTDDTAVALLALNRIQHTKPAEVRRAIDRGVHWLRGMQSRDGGWGAFDADNTRKLVTRLPFCDFGEVIDPPSADVTAHVVEALSAVGHRDDPAVRAGVRWLLENQESGGSWFGRWGANHVYGTGAVVPALVEAGVPANHPSLRRAARWLEQHQNADGGWGEDMRSYTDERWIGVGTSTASQTGWALMALLALGRHTTEAVRNGVEHLAATQRADGTWDEPHYTGTGFPGDFSINYHLYRLIFPLTALGRYERAVAER; from the coding sequence ATGGTGACCGAACAGCTGACCCGATCCGGGACCGAGGAGCAGACCCTGCCGGACCTGCCGCTGGGCAGCGGTGTCCGCGCGCACGCGGCGCTGCTGTCGGCCCAGGAGCACCTGCTGTCCCTGCAGGACACCGACGGCTGGTGGAAGGGGGAGTTGCAGACCAACGTCACCATGGACGCCGAAGACCTGCTGATGCGCCAGTTCCTCGGCATCCGCACCCCCGCCGAGACCGAGCGCGGCGCGCGCTGGATCCGCTCCCAGCAGCGGGAGGACGGCACCTGGGCGACCTACTTCGGCGGCCCCGGGGACCTGTCCACCACCGTCGAGGCCTACACCGCGCTCAAGCTCGCGGGCGACGACCCCGAGGCCGAGCACATGGCGGCGGCCCGCTCCTGGATCCTCGCCCGCGGCGGCATCGAGGAGACCCGGGTGTTCACCCGGATCTGGCTGGCGCTGTTCGGGGAGTGGTCCTGGGACGAGCTGCCCGCGATGCCGCCGGAAGTGGTGCTGCTGGGCAAGTCGGTGCCGCTGAACCTGGCGGACTGGGCGTGCTGGGCCCGGCAGACCGTGGTGCCGCTGACCGTCGTGTGCACGCTGCGGCCGAGCCGCGACCTGGGCGTGGGCGTCGGAGAACTGCGCACCGGACGGGTCCCGCAGCGCTCCACCGGCGCGTGGGACCGGGCGTTCCACGCGCTCGACGCGGTCCTGCACCGCTACCAGCGCCGTCCGCTGCGGTCGCTGCGGGAACTGGCGATGCGCCGGGCCGCGGAGTGGATCATCGCGCGGCAGGAGGCCGACGGGTCCTGGGGCGGCATCCAGCCGCCGTGGGTGTACTCGCTGCTGGCGCTGCACCTGCTCGGCTACCCGCTGGAGCACCCCGTGTTGCGGGAGGGCATCGCCGGGCTCGACGGGTTCACCGTCCACGAGCAGACGGCGGACGGGCCGGTGCGCAGGCTGGAGGCGTGCCAGTCGCCGGTGTGGGACACCGTGCTGACCGTGCAGGCGCTGCGCGACTCCGGGCTGCCCGCCGACCACCCGGCGCTGCGCTGCGCTGCGGACTACCTGCTCGACGAGGAGGTGCGGGTGACCGGTGACTGGGCGGTGCGCAGGCCGAACCTGGCGCCCGGCGGGTGGGCCTTCGAGTTCGAGAACGACGGGTACCCCGACACCGACGACACCGCCGTCGCGCTGCTGGCGCTCAACCGGATCCAGCACACGAAGCCGGCCGAGGTCCGCCGCGCCATCGACCGCGGGGTGCACTGGCTGCGCGGCATGCAGTCCCGCGACGGCGGCTGGGGCGCGTTCGACGCGGACAACACCCGCAAGCTCGTCACCCGGCTCCCGTTCTGCGACTTCGGCGAGGTCATCGACCCGCCGTCGGCGGACGTCACCGCCCACGTGGTGGAGGCGCTGTCCGCGGTCGGGCACCGCGACGACCCGGCGGTGCGCGCCGGGGTCCGCTGGCTGCTGGAGAACCAGGAGTCCGGCGGTTCCTGGTTCGGCCGCTGGGGCGCCAACCACGTCTACGGCACCGGAGCGGTGGTGCCCGCGCTGGTCGAGGCCGGGGTGCCCGCGAACCACCCGTCGCTGCGGCGTGCGGCGCGCTGGCTGGAGCAGCACCAGAACGCCGACGGCGGCTGGGGCGAGGACATGCGCTCCTACACCGACGAGCGCTGGATCGGCGTCGGCACCTCCACCGCCTCGCAGACCGGGTGGGCGCTGATGGCGCTGCTCGCGCTGGGCAGGCACACCACCGAGGCGGTGCGCAACGGGGTCGAGCACCTGGCGGCCACCCAGCGCGCGGACGGAACCTGGGACGAGCCGCACTACACCGGCACCGGGTTCCCCGGCGACTTCTCGATCAACTACCACCTGTACCGGCTGATCTTCCCGCTCACCGCGCTCGGCCGGTACGAGCGCGCGGTCGCCGAGCGGTGA
- a CDS encoding nucleoside phosphorylase-I family protein: MSAAARRRTGGAATGSRVLLCAPLRCEAVALRGATGSPVLRTGLGPWRSARRVAGVPLGPEDAPVLLGLGGGVGDTGPGAVVVADEVRDEAGSVRLPGAAGLAELLRGAGFPVLVGPVASTDHLVGGGERAALATTGVVAVDMESAAVARSAGDRLCAVVRVVVDTARTPLLHPRTADRGLRALLRLRRLAPAVTAWAASSRRCRPAATDHPR; the protein is encoded by the coding sequence GTGAGCGCGGCGGCGCGACGGCGGACCGGTGGTGCAGCCACCGGTTCCCGGGTGCTGCTGTGCGCGCCGCTGCGCTGCGAGGCGGTCGCGCTGCGCGGCGCGACCGGTTCACCGGTGCTGCGCACCGGGCTCGGGCCGTGGCGCAGCGCGCGCCGTGTCGCCGGGGTTCCGCTCGGTCCCGAGGACGCGCCGGTCCTGCTCGGCCTGGGCGGGGGAGTGGGGGACACCGGTCCCGGCGCGGTCGTGGTCGCCGACGAGGTCCGCGACGAGGCGGGCAGCGTGCGGCTGCCCGGGGCGGCCGGGCTGGCCGAGCTCCTCCGCGGCGCCGGGTTCCCGGTGCTGGTCGGTCCCGTCGCCAGCACGGACCACCTTGTCGGCGGCGGCGAGCGCGCCGCGCTGGCCACCACGGGCGTGGTGGCGGTGGACATGGAATCGGCCGCGGTGGCGCGCTCGGCGGGGGACCGGTTGTGCGCCGTGGTGCGGGTCGTCGTCGACACCGCGCGGACCCCGCTGCTGCACCCGCGCACCGCCGACCGGGGGCTGCGCGCCCTGCTGCGGCTGCGGCGGCTCGCTCCCGCGGTGACCGCGTGGGCCGCCTCGTCGCGGCGATGTCGGCCCGCGGCGACCGACCACCCGCGGTGA
- the hpnH gene encoding adenosyl-hopene transferase HpnH — protein MGIPLRQAVRVGSYLVRQKLARREKFALTLELEPLFACNLACAGCGKIQHPASVLKQRMPVDRALAAVEECGAPVVSIAGGEPLMHPEIEVMVAELVRRKKFVYLCTNALLMPRKIDKFTPSPYFSWAVHIDGLQERHDASVCKQGVFDQAVENVREAQRRGFRVTTNSTFFSTDTPASVIEVLDYLNDELQVDQMMLSPAYAYDKAPDQEHFLGVTETRELFAKVFADGRRKKWRFNHSPRFLDFLEGKVDFGCTAWAIPSFSLHGWQRPCYLMGDGYAQSYRELIDETDWESYGRGRDPRCANCMAHCGYEPTAVLATMGSLRESIRALKG, from the coding sequence ATGGGAATTCCTCTGCGCCAAGCCGTCCGCGTCGGCTCCTACCTCGTGCGGCAGAAGCTCGCGCGACGCGAGAAGTTCGCCCTCACCCTGGAGCTCGAACCGCTGTTCGCCTGCAACCTGGCCTGCGCCGGCTGCGGCAAGATCCAGCACCCGGCCAGCGTGCTCAAGCAGCGGATGCCGGTGGACCGGGCGCTGGCCGCCGTCGAGGAGTGCGGCGCCCCGGTCGTGTCCATCGCCGGTGGCGAACCGCTGATGCACCCCGAGATCGAGGTGATGGTCGCCGAGCTGGTGCGGCGCAAGAAGTTCGTCTACCTGTGCACGAACGCGCTGCTGATGCCCCGCAAGATCGATAAGTTCACGCCGTCGCCGTACTTCTCCTGGGCGGTGCACATCGACGGGCTGCAGGAGCGCCACGACGCCTCGGTGTGCAAGCAGGGCGTGTTCGATCAGGCGGTGGAGAACGTGCGCGAGGCGCAGCGCCGCGGCTTCCGGGTCACCACCAACAGCACGTTCTTCAGCACCGACACGCCCGCGTCGGTGATCGAGGTGCTCGACTACCTCAACGACGAGCTCCAGGTCGACCAGATGATGCTCTCGCCCGCCTACGCCTACGACAAGGCGCCCGACCAGGAGCACTTCCTCGGCGTCACCGAGACCCGCGAGCTGTTCGCGAAGGTCTTCGCCGACGGCAGGCGCAAGAAGTGGCGGTTCAACCACTCGCCGCGGTTCCTGGACTTCCTGGAGGGCAAGGTCGACTTCGGTTGCACCGCGTGGGCGATCCCGTCCTTCTCGCTGCACGGCTGGCAGCGGCCCTGCTACCTGATGGGTGACGGGTACGCGCAGAGCTACCGGGAGCTGATCGACGAGACCGACTGGGAGTCCTACGGGCGCGGCCGGGATCCGCGGTGCGCCAACTGCATGGCTCATTGCGGTTATGAGCCCACCGCGGTACTGGCCACGATGGGTTCACTACGCGAATCGATTCGTGCCCTGAAGGGGTGA
- a CDS encoding VC0807 family protein translates to MKQPSQVVHLDALPSHLWHAAKHLGETVVAPLVLFYVLFTFTGLTGGLIAALVWGVGAVAVRLVLRLRVPLVLMLTTGVLVVRTVVGFATNSSFLYFLEPSLQNFLVAVLFLGSLLFERTLIAKLADDFCILPPSLIGNARVQRFFRRVSLLWALVFTINGFTTLWALAQATIGHFLLASTAGSFSLVAVAAVASIWWLRRELRGEGITLRFARAA, encoded by the coding sequence ATGAAGCAGCCATCGCAGGTCGTGCACCTCGACGCGCTCCCATCGCACCTGTGGCACGCCGCCAAGCACCTGGGCGAAACGGTCGTCGCACCGCTGGTGCTGTTCTACGTCCTGTTCACCTTCACCGGTCTGACCGGTGGACTGATCGCCGCACTCGTGTGGGGCGTCGGCGCCGTCGCCGTCCGCCTCGTGCTCCGGCTGCGGGTGCCGCTGGTGCTGATGCTGACCACCGGGGTGCTGGTGGTGCGGACCGTCGTCGGGTTCGCCACGAACAGCTCGTTCCTGTACTTCCTGGAACCGAGCCTGCAGAACTTCCTGGTGGCCGTGCTGTTCCTCGGGTCGCTGCTGTTCGAACGGACGCTCATCGCCAAGCTCGCCGACGACTTCTGCATCCTGCCGCCGTCGCTGATCGGCAACGCCCGGGTGCAGCGGTTCTTCCGGCGGGTGTCGCTGCTGTGGGCGCTGGTGTTCACGATCAACGGCTTCACCACGCTGTGGGCGCTCGCCCAGGCCACCATCGGGCACTTCCTGCTGGCCAGCACGGCAGGCTCGTTCAGCCTGGTCGCGGTGGCCGCGGTCGCCTCGATCTGGTGGCTGCGGCGCGAGCTGCGCGGTGAGGGGATCACGCTGCGCTTCGCCCGCGCGGCCTGA
- a CDS encoding SDR family NAD(P)-dependent oxidoreductase encodes MRWRSALVTGASSGIGAALALELGALGCDPVLVGRNRERLAAVARRSGGRALVADLADPDAVRRVAEVAADTDLLINNAGAGCAGPLPEMPEARVAELVALNLTAPLQLTRAALPGLVARGGQVGFVSSIAATGVRGEAVYSATKAGLRAFAASVAHEGVPVTTVFPGLVATRFFDRRGAPERRFPRPVPPERVARVLVRALEEGTAEVFVPSWLGLAARAQGALPATFHRLAHRFG; translated from the coding sequence GTGAGGTGGCGCTCCGCGCTGGTCACCGGCGCGTCCTCCGGCATCGGCGCCGCGCTCGCGCTGGAGCTGGGGGCGCTCGGGTGCGATCCGGTGCTGGTGGGCCGGAACCGGGAGCGGCTGGCGGCGGTGGCGCGGCGCAGCGGCGGGCGCGCGCTGGTGGCGGACCTGGCGGATCCGGATGCGGTGCGCCGGGTCGCCGAGGTCGCCGCCGACACCGATCTGCTGATCAACAACGCCGGGGCCGGGTGCGCGGGTCCGCTGCCGGAGATGCCGGAGGCGCGGGTGGCGGAGCTGGTGGCGCTGAACCTCACGGCCCCGCTGCAGCTGACGCGCGCGGCGCTGCCCGGGCTGGTCGCTCGGGGCGGCCAGGTGGGGTTCGTCTCGTCGATCGCCGCGACCGGGGTGCGCGGGGAGGCGGTGTACTCGGCGACGAAGGCGGGGCTGCGGGCGTTCGCGGCGAGCGTGGCGCACGAGGGCGTGCCGGTGACCACCGTGTTCCCGGGCTTGGTCGCCACCCGCTTCTTCGACCGCCGGGGTGCCCCGGAGCGCCGCTTCCCGCGGCCGGTACCGCCGGAGCGGGTGGCGCGGGTGCTGGTGCGCGCGCTGGAGGAGGGCACGGCGGAGGTGTTCGTGCCGAGCTGGCTGGGTCTCGCCGCCCGGGCGCAGGGTGCGCTGCCCGCGACCTTCCACCGCCTCGCGCACCGCTTCGGCTGA